A region of the Nothobranchius furzeri strain GRZ-AD chromosome 13, NfurGRZ-RIMD1, whole genome shotgun sequence genome:
cacacacacacacacacacacacacacacacacacacacacacacacacacacacacacacgttcaggtGTAGAGCCACCTCAGCCTCCTGGCCCTGAGCTCCTCCTGAGGCAGGTTGAAGCCATAAGGAGGAGGCGGAGCTTCTCTCTGGTGAGTTGGTCCTAAAAAACAAAAATCATCCGGTAAACGCGGAGCGAGTCGTGGTGACGCTGATCCCAAACACTCTCTTACTTCTGTCATTCAGGCTGTTTCTGATGGCCTCCTCCAGCTGCTCCTCCTCGGTCAGCCCACCTGTGTAAGACGCTGCATCACCTGCTCTGTAGTTACCTGCGGAGCCTCCACCACCTCCATGACAACCAGCAGAGAAACACAATCGATTCATTCAAATGAGCAGAAATAATTCAGACAAACTCGACAGATTCAGTGTTTTGTTCAGGTCACATGACAGAATCAGTGATCAGCTGTTTCACGGTAACAAGTCCCTGACTAGTTCACAACAACAGCTACGTGAACGCCTGATGAAGTAAATCTCCACCAGTAGAGAAACGAGGAGCTAAAACACAACGATGACCGCTCTGTGGCATCAATCGTAGAGCTAAATCAGCCAGTCTACTATATTAAAGTCTACGTGACTCGTTACAGGAACCACGAGCTGTCAGCTGATGCCCTCATCCTCCATCCCTCCAGAAGAACAGGCGTGTTTTCTTCTTAAATCGTTctcctgagccagtatgtgctaaaacgacgcTTTACTGGGCCCACTCaggccccaccgccctctgtggccagaataccgcacttgcagctTCAGAGTAGGCGGGCCGCTACCTGCTGGTGGGAATGgagtggagctgcagtctgcttccagcacgtctcCTGCATGTCctatgagcacagctgatttgtttcatttagtgatgaatcgctcctgtggacactaaagaaggctggggagacgttccagctgttagattaaggtgttaaaaagacggacgcacagcgaggagaaaactttcacttttgctttgaccaaagaagtaataacagacactagggggcgctaaacACAATAAAACGGCCACGTGTGCCTTTAAACctctgagagcaaaggtaggcacgaTGTAATACCGGAGTTGGCCTTGGTAGTCCTGTTTTTACTTCACATGTTTGATCAGTTATTGAgctgttaaaaaacaaaacatttaccgtattttacagacTACAAGTTGCActgtttttcatagtctggctggttctgcgacttatataccaaatgatGTATACCGTGCTGCGGCAGGCCGGCTCCGGTCCAGCTCTCAGCTcctctgtcccgctgggagggtctgAAAcatcgccatcctctgctggagaccgcggcgcgctgctgcgccctgattgtttattctgcttttgttaccggtacttgtcttgcaatgtgaaacgctcggTCTCAGATTTtttgagaaaaataataaaatttccccccaaaatgcgacttatatgtttttttcttctccgttatacattttatggctggtgcgacttatactccggaaaatacggtaccttAAATCTATGTTTGCATCAATCTAGTTTAAATAACTCAAATcatataataatataattaaataatATCAATCAGATGGTAGAAACAAAACAAACTGAgatgaaaaaaaatctaattatggCTTTATGGGAATAAAATcattaaacactgataaatcatgtttcatcatatttagtaaaagtaactcaaatgatacaagtctattaaatatagatgatatTAATACTACAAGAGTAAAAGAAGTAAACTTTTTGGGAGTTATAATCGATGAAAATGTATCTTGGAAGCCGcatgtaaacaatgtgaaaactaaaatagctaaagcaattgcaatgttacatagagtaaaatggtcactggatgatagcgccctatatttattatataattcaCTTATTGCACCATATTTGGAAACCTGGGGCGCAACACATAAAACTAATACAAACTCTATATATTGCAAAAAATGCAATAAGAATCATTACAAGGAGTAATCACACAgatccccccatcccccaccctatctgcgcgcctgtgtacatctatatgtatatgtatagatgaagtatgtgcgaccatatgggcatgcgatgcactttaatgcatgaataggtatatgtgcaaaaatccttttgcttgttgaattgttattattaatattaatttctcttttttctttacaAACTGAACTCAAGTCAGCTAACCAGTCGAGGCCAATTTATAATTTTAgttatttcattgtaaaaatgccattttagttaaaaaggagcagataacataagttttcttctttctgttcccttttcattttcttggtttgagaaacctcattttatttgttagtatttttttaaataataaatgaaataaataaataagtttagTGAGCAGCTGGTACTTTCCAGAGTGACCACCTTTGCTGCATGAATTCTCAGATACCTGGAGTACCGGACGACCTGAAGAACCCACCCCCCCGGTACGGGCGCTGATCGTTCGCCGTGACGAACTCTGGTGATGAAAAACCCACAGAAACAGGTTTAAGCAGGAGCAGATCACCGGTGCTTTAACACGGACATGGCTGAACCCGAGAGTCGTTCAGACCTGCACATCTCTTCATGATGGTCTTCAGAGGTCCAGACGTGTAGAGCAGACCCACCAGGATACCTGCCAGGTGACCGGCAAAGGAGGTCCTGTAGAAGAAAAAAGAGCACAGACCAACCAAATTCTGATGAAACAGCTCCACCTAGTGGACACCATCACGTACAACAGGATTCAGGTGTTTTACAGAGACTTGTTTATTCTTCACCAGCACAAAGAATCTGTTCATCTAGACGAACGCCAGTCACCGAAGGTAAGAAGATCCTTAAAGTTTCTAATCCGGACAAATTAAAGTTGAATCGCCTGTACTGATTTATTTTATACCCGGAGaaaacctggggcctcatttaccaAAACGTCCGTACGAACGCTCGTTTACTCCTTCCTACGAATGAAATTTAGGATGTGCGtactcctgatttatgaaacaggcggtggcctctcgtacgcacgttctgatgataaatcccacctgtgcgtacccaggtgcttgtggcatttacatacagaaacgccctcaattaaccatatttggtcatgctacGTCCTCAGCACGCGAGAGGATTCcgattttcttaaaaaaaaactttattgacagctAGATGGGAAACACTGGCTGCCTAAGTGCAAAGAAAAGTAGTAGAGGTTAAACGCGGACAGCGCAGCATccactgagctgtcattcaggctGGTCACCTTGGCAACGCGGTGTGAACGATCGGGGAGCGGAGGAGGTTCTGGAGGgagatgtaaaataaaatatgaagtgGAATCGGATTCGTGCGGTTTGTCTCTCGTGCCACATATGGGTCAGAACCCAGCAAAGGAGAAGGATTTCCTTCGAGATGGCTGCGCTCACGGAGAACGCGTTCCCTCCAGAGAGCACGGTGTAACGTCAGATTCCCGCCGGGCACGGGTGGATGACAGACACTCGGAGCTGCGGTTCCCTGTTCTACCTCTAGATGCTGTTCGTATGCATGGGTTTGCGTGTAGGAACATTCCTACGCACAAGTACCAACTGGTAAATACCACACTGTGCGTATTTCGTGCCTACGCGCAGATCTGAGCGTAAGtgcggttgataaatgaggctccAGGAGAAGGCCTGAGACGGAGCGCATGCTTTGAGAGCGATGAGACGTTAAACGTCCTAACTCGGTCTAACGATGAGCTTCCATCTGGCGTGCTGCCGTGTTTACAACCATTCCAATAACTCACCCAGGCGTCGTGATGTGGATCAGCACCAGCTCCACCCAGCTAGCATAGCGGTTAGCTACAGGAACACCCATCACGTAAGTCACACCTCCAGGGTGGTAATGGTTATTCAGCACCTTCAGAGCAAACAGGACGCCTACAAACACAGAACGACACCAAAATAGATCAGTGGGCGGAGCTAGAGAAGCTCATTTTATCGGCTCGGTTTCGTTTCTACCTGAGAATCCGACCGCACACGACAAGCTGTAGGACTGGTCATCGGTGAGCGCGGTGAGCAACGCCTCCATCAGAAGGTAGACCAACCCGATGAGCAGAGAGAAGACGGACAGCACGTACAGGAACCAGGCTCCGCCCAGCCGCCGCTCCAGCCGGCTGCCCTTCCACAGGAAGGACACCATGTTGAAGTACAGGTGCCAGTCGTCTGCATGGTGGACGGGGGACAGGAGGAGTCGGTTCCATTCGTTAAACCGGTACACCTGATGGACGCTTACACAAGTCTGGGAGACCAATAAGAGGCGGGATCAGAGATCTTTACTGATTTATTATCACATAAAGCAGCAGGTGAGTTACCTTTAGAAGCGGAGCAACTGGAAACAGGAACAGGTAGACGTTCAGAGCCAGGACAGCCAGAGTGACGGGGGGGATGTTGTCCAGGCCCACCTGGAACAGCTGGGAGG
Encoded here:
- the rhbdd1 gene encoding rhomboid-related protein 4; translated protein: MCVSISISLRTRKGVRSSEPSTYINIRTNSFFRMQSRQRRSHLGLLFLASQLFQVGLDNIPPVTLAVLALNVYLFLFPVAPLLKTCVSVHQVYRFNEWNRLLLSPVHHADDWHLYFNMVSFLWKGSRLERRLGGAWFLYVLSVFSLLIGLVYLLMEALLTALTDDQSYSLSCAVGFSGVLFALKVLNNHYHPGGVTYVMGVPVANRYASWVELVLIHITTPGTSFAGHLAGILVGLLYTSGPLKTIMKRCAEFVTANDQRPYRGGGFFRSSGTPGGGGSAGNYRAGDAASYTGGLTEEEQLEEAIRNSLNDRRPTHQREAPPPPYGFNLPQEELRARRLRWLYT